In the Harmonia axyridis chromosome 3, icHarAxyr1.1, whole genome shotgun sequence genome, one interval contains:
- the LOC123676365 gene encoding uncharacterized protein LOC123676365 has product MKMYDDKLLSPVDSFSNIIYNMFLSCKTWLSVLIIHYAVAKIEELSRNTKIINELQQKIGVRKRKKNNMVHNWCIYLTTSYIFLLLVDILNIFNFWTFHPDYYMFYYMIIYITVNYLHYIIDIQVQQFLVTIRCVVFCDFMDLKEYLRYKIYSFGNMKIILTLLSNLHVITDKFMIFNSIFLARYMLASISITVCLFLNMTLFSSDLDLRTHIVLWIALTVWVVKELSMVIYVVYLDVNIDCQSKLAVENIYDIQSRIGRKNLPYKSMELFLLKSKLNELKFSVCGFFPLDWSLIYSMVAGITTYLVYLIQFREMEQSRTAATTGAP; this is encoded by the exons atgaaaatgtATGATGATAAACTATTAAGTCCAGTGGACAGTTTTTCTAATATCATTTACAACATGTTTTTGAGTTGTAAGACATGGTTATCGGTTTTAATAATTCACTATGCCGTTGCGAAAATAGAAGAGTTATCTAGAAATACAAAGATCATCAATGAGCTACAACAGAAAATTGGTGTcagaaagagaaagaaaaaCAACATGGTACACAATTGGTGTATATATCTGACAACTTCATATATATTCCTACTTCTTGTcgatatattgaatattttcaatttttggaccTTCCACCCAGATTATTATATGTTTTATTATATGATTATCTATATCACGGTAAATTATTTGCACTATATTATAGACATCCAAGTGCAACAATTTCTCGTCACTATAAGGTGTGTTGTTTTCTGTGACTTCATGGATTTGAAAGAATATTTGAGATACAAAATCTACTCGTTTGGtaacatgaaaataattttgacaTTGTTAAGTAATCTTCATGTGATAACAGATAAGTTTATGATATTCAATTCCATATTTTTGGCCAGATACATGTTAGCCAGTATAAGTATCACAGTATGCTTATTTCTAAACATGACTTTGTTCAGCTCTGATTTAGATCTTCGAACTCATATAGTCTTATGGATAGCTTTGACAGTTTGGGTTGTTAAGGAATTGTCCATGGTCATCTATGTCGTTTACCTAGATGTTAATATTGATTGTCAG AGCAAGCTTGCTGTAGAGAATATCTATGACATCCAATCTAGGATTGGCCGGAAAAATCTTCCTTATAAGAGC ATGGAATtatttctcttgaaatcaaAACTGAACGAACTCAAGTTCTCCGTTTGTGGTTTTTTCCCTCTGGATTGGAGTTTAATTTATTCT ATGGTAGCAGGAATTACAACTTATTTGGTTTATTTGATTCAATTCAGAGAAATGGAACAGAGTAGAACAGCAGCTACGACGGGAGCTccataa